One region of Drosophila teissieri strain GT53w chromosome 2L, Prin_Dtei_1.1, whole genome shotgun sequence genomic DNA includes:
- the LOC122611853 gene encoding synaptobrevin isoform X2, with protein sequence MENNEAPSPSGSNNNENNNAAQKKLQQTQAKVDEVVGIMRVNVEKVLERDQKLSELGERADQLEQGASQFEQQAGKLKRKQWWANMKMMIILGVIAVVLLIIVLVSVWPSSSDSGSGGGNKAITQAPPH encoded by the exons ATGGAGAACAACGaagccccctccccctccgGATCCAACAACAACGA GAACAACAATGCGGCCCAAAAGAAGCTGCAGCAGACCCAGGCCAAGGTGGACGAGGTGGTCGGGATTATGCGTGTGAACGTAGAGAAGGTACTGGAGCGGGACCAGAAGCTATCGGAGCTGGGCGAGCGTGCGGATCAGCTGGAGCAGGGAGCTTCCCAGTTCGAGCAGCAGGCCGGCAAGCTGAAGCGCAAGCAGTGGTGGGCCAACATGAAGATGATGATCATTCTGGGCGTGATAGCCGTTGTGCTGCTCATCATCGTTCTGG TGTCCGTGTGGCCATCTAGCAGTGACAGCGGCAGTGGTGGAGGAAACAAGGCCATCACCCAAGCGCCACCGCACTAG
- the LOC122611852 gene encoding uncharacterized protein LOC122611852, whose amino-acid sequence MLREDPPPRQKSWVGPTYRVTIIMLVIGQIQVSVAMEISPLKEFFGERYYLSLVQFVISFLSIQLYGFFYHIIAKKPMWVRVLAGLWTYEVNTLSIMKPAKRAPYVSLILSILLTFLMMIISVIYGNKAVKHHKGLFTSRHKVILWSERIFVLTCFGIIVCAEMKRVIIEFPTLLVYTILSSVFVIVFAASMRRPNFYRQESEADYILIGQLYYLNCFALYMGYVWTTASFIELMEWNADIHEIFVFLFYRKDVE is encoded by the exons ATGTTGCGCGAAGACCCCCCACCGCGCCAAAAGAGTTGGGTGGGACCCACATACAGAGTAACCATAATTATGCTGGTCATCGGACAGATTCAGGTCTCGGTGGCCATGGAGAT CTCACCCCTCAAGGAATTTTTCGGGGAACGCTACTACCTCAGTCTCGTGCAGTTTGTCATCAGCTTCCTCTCCATCCAGCTCTACGGATTCTTCTACCACATCATCGCTAAGAAGCCTATGTGGGTACGGGTATTGGCGGGCCTCTGGACG TACGAGGTGAACACCTTGTCGATCATGAAGCCCGCCAAAAGAGCCCCCTACGTAAGCCTCATCCTGTCCATTCTCCTAACCTTCCTCATGATGATCATCAGTGTGATATACGGGAATAAGGCGGTGAAACACCATAAAGGCCTTTTC ACTTCCCGGCACAAGGTGATCCTGTGGAGCGAGCGGATATTTGTACTCACCTGCTTTGGCATCATCGTGTGTGCCGAGATGAAGCGTGTTATCATCGAGTTTCCTACCCTGCTGGTATACACTATTCTCTCGAGCGTG TTCGTCATAGTCTTTGCCGCCTCCATGCGAAGGCCGAACTTCTACCGCCAGGAGTCGGAGGCGGATTACATTCTGATCGGCCAGCTGTACTACCTTAACTGCTTTGCCCTGTACATGGGCTACGTGTGGACGACTGCGTCGTTTATAGAACTGATGGAATGGAACGCGGACATTCATGAAATATTCGTGTTCCTGTTCTATCGGAAGGACGTCGAATGA
- the LOC122611851 gene encoding uncharacterized protein LOC122611851, giving the protein MEDRRQRMRAYQRARRKFACVVYMVTIAWMVLALLQWLLVSLISDISVAFINFYWISVIFFALAMVMVTLFIFFEKIRFIIGLNWLITVLIVEFVIVGIFALVARSLWEDMVMWFFICVLLVFVFVLLGSIIPHDLTLDVVILFVMAFIFLIVTVFFVMMHILIDMPYSFVVFQIFISIIVLLFVMYHAQTINGGRFAEMRLNDHLLASLILFHDFIIIFLLTFYAQIVYRFASKGATTTGTPLEGNWVQTTPGNGDGAVEDNDEGGSNSMGSENSPGGLSPG; this is encoded by the exons ATGGAGGACCGCCGCCAGAGAATGCGGGCGTATCAGCGGGCCCGCCGGAAGTTTGCCTGCGTCGTCTACATGGTGACCATAGCCTGGATGGTCCTGGCCCTCCTGCAGTGGCTGCTGGTCAGCCTGAT ATCGGACATAAGCGTGGCCTTTATAAACTTCTACTGGATTAGCGTGATCTTCTTCGCGCTGGCCATGGTGATGGTCACGCTGTTCATATTCTTCGAGAAGATCCGCTTCATCATTGGCCTCAACTGGCTGATCACCGTGCTTATA GTGGAGTTTGTTATAGTGGGTATATTTGCTCTGGTGGCGAGGTCTCTTTGGGAGGACATGGTAATGTGGTTCTTCATCTGTGTGTTATTGGTCTTCGTGTTTGTGCTGCTGGGATCCATAATACCA CACGATCTTACATTGGACGTTGTAATACTTTTTGTAATGGCCTTTATTTTCCTGATCGTCACCGTATTCTTTGTCATGATGCACATTCTGATTGACATGCCGTACTCCTTCGTGGTATTCCAGATCTTCATCAGCATTATAGTGCTCTTg TTCGTGATGTACCATGCCCAGACGATCAATGGTGGACGCTTTGCCGAGATGCGACTGAACGATCACCTGCTGGCCTCGCTCATCCTCTTCCACGacttcatcatcatcttccTGCTCACATTCTATGCGCAGATTGTCTACCGGTTCGCTTCGAAGGGCGCGACAACCACGGGAACTCCGTTGGAAGGCAACTGGGTGCAGACGACACCAGGTAATGGCGATGGCGCCGTGGAAGACAATGACGAGGGTGGGTCGAACTCAATGGGCAGTGAGAACTCTCCTGGTGGCCTATCACCAGGCTAG
- the LOC122611848 gene encoding chondroitin sulfate N-acetylgalactosaminyltransferase 1 — protein MHNSLVSKLLLRLLLLFALVTGASIVVLTKCGFDELTTRESQANNPSESSGFSYTLSEREAEIERLKQEVLALRTQILFLQNNRSTAKPSNGSLQLQETTVGPPTAPLGHHYDCSSYIRKQVGAAEILHGLPLNNEYELIPYNHFTFTRVYPIDLGLGKRVVEKPIGYRRRDLIEAVNKALESLNRNHSARIRAKGAGSAAAYSSDVIKYTLDDFIEGIYRNEPTTGTQYELYFQSVKHQASPVRRALVMRPFAPLQTVQLSELPPNVDSGSVPPTHSPPVIHVILPLAGRLHSFRSFLQMFAKLEDRRLELIVVYFGTSGLGQAKSLAGRSTRTQFLALNETFSRAKALRLGAEHIQPAAEDVLLFMCDVDIMFTTKFLERCRWNTAPGKKVYYPVVFSLYNPHVVYSLQGKPLPSEEEQLVISRDTGFWRDFGYGMTCQYRSNFLKVRGFDEEEIVGWGGEDVMLYRKYVRSKIKIIRATDPGIFHRWHTKICSSSLTADQYRACIRSRALNEASHAQLGFLAFRDDIAAANAAKISS, from the exons ATGCATAACTCCCTGGTGTccaagttgctgctgcggctcctGCTGCTCTTCGCCTTGGTGACAGGCGCCTCCATTGTGGTGCTCACAAAATGCGGATTCGATGAACTGACGACGAGGGAATCTCAAGCCAATAATCCGAGCGAATCTAGCGGGTTCAGTTACACCTTAAGCGAGCGGGAGGCGGAAATCGAGCGTCTGAAACAGGAAGTCCTGGCGCTCCGTACACAAATCCTCTTTCTGCAGAATAACCGCAGTACTGCCAAGCCATCCAATGGCAGTCTTCAGTTGCAGGAAACCACCGTGGGGCCACCAACCGCTCCACTGGGTCACCACTACGACTGCAGCAGCTACATTCGCAAGCAGGTGGGCGCCGCAGAAATTCTACATGGACTGCCGCTGAACAACGAGTACGAGCTGATACCCTACAATCACTTCACGTTCACCCGGGTATATCCCATCGACTTGGGCCTGGGAAAGCGCGTGGTGGAGAAGCCCATCGGCTATCGAAGACGTGACCTCATCGAGGCAGTAAACAAAGCGCTGGAGAGCCTGAACAGGAATCACTCAGCGAGGATACGAGCCAAGGGAGCTGGTTCAGCAGCGGCTTACTCCTCGGATGTGATCAAATACACCCTGGACGACTTCATCGAGGGCATATACCGCAATGAACCCACCACGGGCACCCAGTACGAGCTGTACTTCCAGAGTGTCAAGCACCAGGCGAGTCCTGTGCGGAGAGCCCTGGTCATGCGACCATTTGCTCCTCTGCAAACGGTGCAGCTATCGGAGCTGCCTCCCAACGTGGATAGTGGTAGTGTCCCTCCAACTCACAGTCCGCCCGTAATCCACGTGATACTGCCGTTGGCTGGACGCCTGCACAGCTTCCGCAGCTTCCTGCAGATGTTCGCCAAGCTCGAGGATCGGCGGCTGGAGCTCATTGTGGTGTACTTCGGAACCAGCGGATTGGGGCAGGCCAAGAGCCTGGCTGGGCGATCCACGAGGACTCAGTTTCTGGCACTCAATGAGACTTTCAGTAGGG CCAAAGCATTAAGACTGGGAGCAGAGCACATTCAGCCTGCTGCGGAGGACGTGCTGCTCTTCATGTGCGACGTGGACATCATGTTCACGACCAAGTTCCTGGAGCGCTGTCGCTGGAACACCGCGCCTGGGAAGAAG GTCTACTACCCCGTGGTATTCAGCCTGTACAATCCGCATGTGGTGTACTCCCTGCAGGGCAAGCCCTTGCCCAGcgaagaggagcagctggTGATCTCGAGGGACACCGGATTCTGGCGGGACTTTGGCTACGGGATGACTTGCCAGTATCGCTCGAACTTCCTAAAGGTGCGCGGCTTCGACGAGGAGGAGATCGTAGGCTGGGGCGGCGAGGATGTGATGCTGTACCGAAAGTATGTTCGATCCAAGATCAAGATAATCAGGGCCACCGACCCGGGAATCTTCCACCGCTGGCACACCAAG ATCTGCTCCAGCTCCCTGACCGCCGATCAGTACCGCGCCTGCATTCGATCGAGGGCTTTGAACGAGGCCTCGCACGCCCAACTAGGATTCCTGGCATTCCGGGATGATATAGCCGCGGCTAATGCGGCAAAGATCTCATCTTGA
- the LOC122611853 gene encoding synaptobrevin isoform X1, with translation MENNEAPSPSGSNNNDFPVLPPPPNSNDNYNQFGDHQIRNNNAAQKKLQQTQAKVDEVVGIMRVNVEKVLERDQKLSELGERADQLEQGASQFEQQAGKLKRKQWWANMKMMIILGVIAVVLLIIVLVSVWPSSSDSGSGGGNKAITQAPPH, from the exons ATGGAGAACAACGaagccccctccccctccgGATCCAACAACAACGA TTTTCCCGTACTTCCGCCACCGCCGAACTCGAATGACAACTACAATCAATTTGGGGACCATCAAATCAGGAACAACAATGCGGCCCAAAAGAAGCTGCAGCAGACCCAGGCCAAGGTGGACGAGGTGGTCGGGATTATGCGTGTGAACGTAGAGAAGGTACTGGAGCGGGACCAGAAGCTATCGGAGCTGGGCGAGCGTGCGGATCAGCTGGAGCAGGGAGCTTCCCAGTTCGAGCAGCAGGCCGGCAAGCTGAAGCGCAAGCAGTGGTGGGCCAACATGAAGATGATGATCATTCTGGGCGTGATAGCCGTTGTGCTGCTCATCATCGTTCTGG TGTCCGTGTGGCCATCTAGCAGTGACAGCGGCAGTGGTGGAGGAAACAAGGCCATCACCCAAGCGCCACCGCACTAG